A window of Panicum virgatum strain AP13 chromosome 8K, P.virgatum_v5, whole genome shotgun sequence contains these coding sequences:
- the LOC120644320 gene encoding ER lumen protein-retaining receptor-like has protein sequence MNVFRLAGDMTHLLSVVVLLLKIHTIKSCAGVSLKTQELYALVFAARYLDLFVHFVSLYNTVMKLVFLASSFSIVWYMRKHKIVQRTYNKDHDTFRHYFLVLPCLLLALIINEKFTFREVMWAFSIYLEAVAIFPQLVLLQRTRNIDNLTGQYVFFLGAYRILYILNWIYRYFTEPHFVHWISWVAGIVQTLLYADFFYYYIMSWKNNVKLELPA, from the exons ATGAACGTGTTCCGGCTCGCGGGGGACATGACCCACCTCCTCAGCGTGGTGGTGCTGCTCCTCAAGATCCACACCATCAAGTCCTGCGCAG GTGTATCTCTGAAGACGCAGGAGCTGTACGCACTTGTTTTTGCAGCTCGGTACCTGGACTTGTTTGTTCATTTTGTGTCTCTGTATAACACAGTCATGAAGCTGGTCTTCTTGGCAAGCTCTTTCTCAATAGTTTGGTACATGAGGAAGCATAAGATTGTGCAGAGAACCTACAACAAGGATCATGACACCTTTCGCCATTACTTTTTAGTGTTGCCTTGTCTTCTTCTGGCTCTAATCATCAATGAGAAGTTTACTTTTAGAGAG GTGATGTGGGCATTCTCCATTTATTTGGAAGCTGTCGCCATATTTCCACAACTTGTACTGCTACAGCGGACAAGGAATATTGATAACTTGACTGGCCAATATGTCTTCTTCTTGGG TGCATACCGCATTCTTTACATCCTTAACTGGATATACCGCTACTTCACTGAGCCCCATTTTGTTCACTGGATAA GCTGGGTTGCAGGAATTGTGCAAACTCTATTGTATGCTGACTTCTTCTACTATTATATAATGAG TTGGAAGAACAATGTGAAGCTAGAGCTTCCAGCTTAA